The following proteins come from a genomic window of Gordonia westfalica:
- a CDS encoding GNAT family N-acetyltransferase, translating into MPQQAWRTRAERPDDVARVHEINVDAFERSEEAELVDALRADAAWIDGLSVVSVDADDRPVGYALLTRCHIDDTPALGLAPCAVVTAQQRTGAGSAAIIAALDAARVLEESTVVVLGHADYYPRFGFGRAVDHGVRLSIEVPEDALMVLSLDGTDIPSGTVRYAAPFGI; encoded by the coding sequence ATGCCGCAGCAGGCCTGGCGTACAAGAGCGGAGCGGCCCGACGACGTCGCGCGTGTCCACGAGATCAATGTCGATGCCTTCGAGAGGTCGGAGGAGGCCGAGCTGGTCGACGCACTCCGCGCCGACGCGGCGTGGATCGACGGGCTGTCCGTGGTCTCCGTCGACGCCGACGACCGACCGGTCGGCTACGCGCTGCTGACTCGCTGCCACATCGACGACACTCCGGCACTCGGCCTCGCACCGTGCGCGGTGGTCACGGCACAGCAGCGCACGGGCGCCGGTTCGGCCGCGATCATCGCCGCCCTCGACGCGGCGAGGGTGCTGGAGGAGAGCACCGTCGTCGTCCTCGGTCACGCCGATTACTACCCGCGCTTCGGCTTCGGTCGAGCCGTCGACCACGGCGTCCGCCTGAGCATCGAGGTGCCCGAAGACGCGCTGATGGTGCTCAGCCTCGACGGGACCGACATCCCGTCCGGGACGGTCCGCTACGCGGCGCCGTTCGGCATCTGA
- a CDS encoding alpha/beta hydrolase codes for MRPTISALRTWNPQTLVDAGSAAATAAEALDTGIGRAVRAFESARSWLGRTHDAAHRKIWQEHDHGSEVRNVLQMIADEASDAGTNLSYARDHVLRIVDAARSSGFDVADDGTVTHPDPVRAPTAAEVTDTIESGLTTIDALDERYGSRLDDFAADLASMIDGQPDVTLPGGRTMDADAAVRTLESLTPAQIRTVLDAMPPDDTRRLIQANPHVLGNLPGVPFDLRIQANEINIRNALVDEIQSGRGEGRRARTLRDMLTPRTDPTSPIPHAGDDGLVERQFVTFVNTPQGRLVEMIGSLRPGTRNVATYVPGTGTTIDTAGGDNRRAAAELATQTNGPVFLYLDGDLPPDLRAAASPKFAAAMAHRLELFGTELDAEIARHAPGATTTYIGHSYGGSVVGTAEQLGLTPDRVIYASSAGTGVHDLPHPSSVDRYSLTFPGDPIHYAQTLPGNPHGSDPDSAPGVTRLDTGTVEIDGRTYDSGIKTHGGYWNDPHSTAFHNMVKVITGQQPDLYVARKPDVPELPPPPPGAAFAPLWWLYLLNDRADGDVDMPGPIPDIKLRLPW; via the coding sequence ATGCGTCCGACGATCTCGGCGCTGCGCACCTGGAATCCGCAGACCCTGGTCGACGCCGGATCAGCAGCCGCCACCGCCGCCGAAGCCCTGGACACCGGAATCGGCCGAGCCGTGCGGGCTTTCGAGTCCGCACGATCCTGGCTCGGCCGAACCCACGACGCCGCGCATCGGAAGATCTGGCAGGAGCACGACCACGGCAGCGAGGTCCGGAACGTGCTCCAGATGATCGCCGACGAGGCCTCCGACGCGGGGACGAACCTGTCCTACGCCCGGGACCACGTGCTCCGGATCGTGGATGCGGCGAGGTCGTCCGGATTCGATGTCGCCGACGACGGGACCGTCACCCACCCCGATCCGGTTCGCGCCCCGACTGCCGCCGAGGTCACCGACACCATCGAGTCGGGACTCACCACGATCGATGCCCTCGACGAACGCTACGGCTCCCGACTCGACGACTTCGCCGCAGATCTGGCGTCCATGATCGACGGCCAACCCGACGTCACCCTGCCCGGCGGCCGGACCATGGACGCCGACGCCGCGGTGCGCACGCTGGAAAGCCTCACGCCTGCCCAGATCCGCACCGTTCTCGACGCGATGCCGCCCGACGACACACGCCGCCTCATACAGGCGAATCCGCATGTGCTGGGCAACCTTCCGGGCGTCCCCTTCGATCTGCGAATCCAGGCAAACGAAATCAACATCCGCAACGCGCTCGTCGACGAGATCCAGTCCGGCCGCGGCGAGGGCCGTCGTGCCCGAACGCTACGAGACATGCTGACACCGAGAACCGATCCCACATCCCCGATCCCCCATGCCGGCGACGACGGACTGGTCGAGCGGCAGTTCGTCACCTTCGTGAACACGCCGCAGGGACGTCTCGTCGAGATGATCGGTTCACTGCGTCCCGGCACCAGGAATGTCGCCACGTATGTGCCCGGCACCGGTACCACCATCGACACCGCCGGCGGCGACAACCGGCGCGCCGCGGCCGAACTCGCCACACAGACCAACGGCCCGGTGTTCCTCTACCTGGACGGCGACCTGCCCCCGGACCTCCGCGCGGCCGCGAGCCCGAAGTTCGCCGCCGCCATGGCACATCGACTCGAGCTGTTCGGAACCGAACTCGACGCCGAGATCGCCCGCCACGCGCCCGGCGCGACCACCACCTATATCGGCCACTCGTACGGCGGATCGGTGGTCGGCACCGCCGAACAACTCGGCCTGACACCCGACCGGGTCATCTACGCATCATCGGCCGGCACCGGGGTCCACGATCTACCCCACCCGAGCAGCGTCGACCGGTACTCGCTGACGTTCCCCGGCGACCCGATCCACTACGCGCAGACCCTGCCGGGCAATCCACACGGTTCCGACCCCGATTCCGCACCGGGCGTGACCCGCCTGGACACCGGAACGGTCGAGATCGACGGCCGCACCTACGACAGCGGGATCAAGACCCACGGCGGCTACTGGAACGACCCGCACTCCACGGCCTTCCACAACATGGTGAAGGTCATCACCGGTCAACAGCCCGACCTCTACGTCGCGCGCAAACCAGACGTCCCCGAACTCCCGCCCCCGCCGCCCGGCGCCGCGTTCGCGCCACTGTGGTGGCTGTACCTGCTCAACGACCGCGCCGACGGAGACGTGGACATGCCGGGCCCCATCCCCGACATCAAACTGCGGCTCCCGTGGTGA
- a CDS encoding uracil-xanthine permease family protein translates to MTEPGTRSQNLLSWKLTTNAVVAPEERLSWPRTVGIGLQHVVAMFGATFLVPVLTGFPPSTTLFFSGVGTILFLLITRNRLPSYLGSSFAIIAPVTAAVASDGASSALGGLVAVGALLVIIGLISHFAGVRWIETLMPPVVTGAIVALIGLNLAPAAKNNFVADPVLATIVLVLLVASAVLFRGLLGRLAIFLSVAVGYLLALFLDWIDADNDYIDTSKIGDAAWIGFPDFQTPTFDLGVLPLFLPVVLVLVVENIGHVKSVAMMTGKDYDDTMGRAIAADGLATMLAGSGGGSATTTYAENIGVMSVTKVYSTAAYWVAGAAAILLGLSPKVGEVIAAVPPGVLGGVTTALYGLVGIIGIQIWVSNKVDFSKPINQFTAAIPLIIGIADYTWQIGDLVFAGISLGSVAALVIYHSMRIIGGWRGTVVPDKS, encoded by the coding sequence ATGACTGAACCGGGGACGAGATCCCAGAACCTGCTGTCGTGGAAGCTCACGACGAACGCCGTGGTGGCACCGGAGGAGCGGCTGAGCTGGCCGCGCACCGTGGGCATCGGATTGCAGCACGTGGTCGCGATGTTCGGCGCGACCTTCCTGGTGCCGGTGCTGACCGGGTTCCCGCCGTCGACGACGCTGTTCTTCTCGGGCGTCGGCACCATCCTGTTCCTGCTGATCACCCGCAACCGGCTGCCCAGCTACCTCGGTTCGAGCTTCGCGATCATCGCCCCGGTCACTGCCGCGGTCGCGTCCGACGGCGCGTCGTCGGCTCTCGGCGGCCTCGTCGCCGTCGGCGCCCTGCTCGTCATCATCGGTCTGATCAGCCACTTCGCCGGCGTCAGGTGGATCGAGACGCTGATGCCGCCGGTGGTGACCGGTGCGATCGTCGCGCTGATCGGTCTGAATCTCGCCCCGGCTGCGAAGAACAACTTCGTCGCGGACCCCGTGCTGGCGACCATCGTGCTGGTGCTGCTCGTCGCCTCGGCGGTGTTGTTCCGCGGACTGCTCGGGCGTCTCGCTATCTTCCTCAGTGTCGCCGTCGGATATCTGCTCGCGCTCTTCCTCGACTGGATCGACGCCGACAACGACTACATCGACACGTCCAAGATCGGCGACGCCGCGTGGATCGGCTTTCCCGACTTCCAGACCCCGACCTTCGACCTCGGCGTACTGCCGTTGTTCCTGCCCGTCGTCCTGGTGCTCGTCGTCGAGAACATCGGTCACGTGAAATCGGTCGCGATGATGACCGGCAAGGACTACGACGACACGATGGGCCGGGCGATCGCCGCCGACGGCCTGGCCACGATGCTCGCCGGCAGCGGCGGTGGTTCGGCGACGACCACCTACGCCGAGAACATCGGCGTGATGTCGGTGACCAAGGTCTACTCGACCGCGGCCTACTGGGTGGCCGGTGCGGCCGCGATCCTGCTGGGACTCTCGCCGAAGGTCGGTGAGGTGATCGCCGCAGTCCCGCCGGGCGTCCTCGGTGGCGTGACGACCGCCCTCTACGGTCTGGTCGGCATCATCGGCATCCAGATCTGGGTGAGCAACAAGGTCGACTTCTCCAAGCCGATCAACCAGTTCACCGCCGCGATCCCGCTCATCATCGGCATCGCCGACTACACGTGGCAGATCGGCGATCTCGTGTTCGCGGGCATCTCGCTCGGTTCGGTGGCCGCGCTGGTCATCTACCACTCGATGCGGATCATCGGCGGTTGGCGCGGGACGGTGGTTCCCGACAAGAGCTGA
- a CDS encoding PadR family transcriptional regulator codes for MALEHAILVSLAERPGTGYEIGQQFDRSIGYFWSATHQQIYRTLKKLLDDGLVSVESISQDGRPDKKVYTISDAGRDALAQWAMSPTPRQPLRSDIGVKLRAAEFGDLAAIIGELKAHRDEHLAQLKLFQGFQADYYPEPDSLTGRKLHRYLVLRGGIRQEQSYVEWCDEVIPALERELAGR; via the coding sequence ATGGCGCTCGAACATGCGATTCTGGTGTCGCTGGCGGAGCGACCCGGCACGGGTTATGAGATCGGTCAGCAGTTCGACCGGTCCATCGGTTACTTCTGGTCGGCCACCCACCAGCAGATCTATCGGACGCTCAAGAAGCTCCTCGACGACGGACTGGTCAGCGTCGAGTCGATCAGCCAGGACGGCCGGCCGGACAAGAAGGTCTACACCATCTCCGACGCCGGCCGGGACGCGTTGGCGCAGTGGGCGATGAGTCCCACTCCCCGGCAACCGCTCCGCAGCGACATCGGCGTGAAGCTCCGCGCCGCGGAGTTCGGCGACCTCGCCGCCATCATCGGAGAACTCAAGGCCCACCGCGACGAGCACCTCGCACAGCTGAAGTTGTTCCAGGGGTTCCAGGCGGACTACTACCCCGAACCCGACTCCCTGACCGGCCGGAAACTGCATCGGTACCTCGTGCTGCGCGGCGGCATCCGCCAGGAGCAGAGCTACGTCGAGTGGTGTGACGAGGTCATCCCCGCACTCGAACGCGAACTCGCCGGAAGGTGA
- a CDS encoding NADPH-dependent 2,4-dienoyl-CoA reductase: MSAHTAQPNQHYPHLFTPLQVGGMTIENRLVMGSMHTGLEDRLWDTDKLAAYFAERAKGGAGLIITGGFGTSRTGLLAFAGGKMTNVLDWKRHQRVTKAVHDEGGKIAMQLIHAGRYGYTPFKVAPGKEPSPIHPFKHLRMTEPIIWHVIRSFGQSAKLARKAGYDAIEIMGGEGYLINQFLCPHTNDRTDKWGGNTENRQRFLVEVIKEIRRQVPRDFPIILRQSVADLIRKGQTWDEIALMARKAEEFGVDAINTDIGWHEAQVPTIVTSVPRGAFVKFTERLRDEVSIPLIAANRINTAEFAEEILGNGRVDAIQMARPFLADPHLANKAREGRADEINTCIGCNQACLDHAFVGKKVSCLVNPRAGRETTLVLSPTRKAKRVAVVGAGPAGLSAAVSSAERGHKVTLFEGGKSIGGQFSIAARIPGKEEFNETIRYFTRKLEVLGVDVRLNTRVDADTIIAEKFDDVIVATGVVPRIPNFPGVDHPMAMSYADAVLGHREIGKRVAVIGAGGIGFDVSEFLTTDESPTLNLKEWEQEWGVTDDPEKPGFVTKPRPLPAVRQVYMVQRKTGKQGKTLGKTTGWVHRATMKMKGVEQISGATYDKIDDQGLHLSFRDDEGNVTETRVLEVDNVVICAGQESVRELIDPLTLAGVTTHVIGGADYAGELDAKRAIRQGTEVAAGID; this comes from the coding sequence ATGTCAGCCCACACGGCACAACCCAACCAGCATTATCCGCACCTGTTCACGCCGCTGCAGGTCGGCGGCATGACCATCGAGAACCGCCTCGTGATGGGGTCGATGCACACGGGCCTCGAAGATCGCCTCTGGGACACCGACAAGCTCGCCGCCTACTTCGCCGAGCGCGCCAAAGGTGGTGCGGGACTCATCATCACGGGAGGTTTCGGCACCAGCCGCACCGGCCTGCTCGCCTTCGCCGGCGGCAAGATGACCAACGTCCTCGACTGGAAGCGTCACCAGCGCGTCACCAAGGCGGTGCACGACGAGGGCGGCAAGATCGCCATGCAGCTCATCCACGCCGGGCGCTACGGGTACACCCCGTTCAAGGTCGCACCGGGCAAGGAGCCGTCGCCGATCCACCCGTTCAAGCACCTGCGGATGACCGAGCCGATCATCTGGCACGTGATCAGATCCTTCGGCCAGTCGGCCAAGCTCGCGCGCAAAGCCGGCTACGACGCCATCGAGATCATGGGTGGCGAGGGCTACCTGATCAACCAGTTCCTCTGCCCGCACACCAATGACCGCACCGACAAGTGGGGCGGCAACACCGAGAACCGGCAGCGTTTCCTGGTCGAGGTCATCAAGGAGATCCGCCGCCAGGTCCCCCGCGACTTCCCGATCATCCTGCGCCAGTCGGTCGCCGACCTGATCCGCAAGGGCCAGACCTGGGACGAGATCGCCCTCATGGCCCGTAAGGCCGAGGAGTTCGGCGTCGACGCCATCAACACCGACATCGGCTGGCACGAGGCCCAGGTCCCCACCATCGTGACCTCGGTCCCGCGCGGCGCCTTCGTGAAGTTCACCGAGCGTCTCCGCGACGAGGTGTCGATCCCGCTGATCGCCGCCAACCGCATCAACACCGCGGAGTTCGCCGAGGAGATCCTCGGCAACGGCCGCGTCGACGCCATCCAGATGGCCCGGCCGTTCCTCGCCGACCCCCACCTGGCCAACAAGGCCCGCGAGGGACGCGCCGACGAGATCAACACCTGCATCGGCTGCAACCAGGCCTGCCTCGACCACGCCTTCGTCGGCAAGAAGGTGTCGTGCCTGGTGAATCCGCGTGCGGGACGTGAGACCACGCTGGTCCTCAGCCCGACCCGCAAGGCCAAGCGGGTGGCCGTCGTCGGCGCCGGCCCGGCCGGCCTGTCGGCTGCGGTGTCGAGCGCCGAACGCGGCCACAAGGTGACGCTGTTCGAGGGCGGCAAGTCCATCGGCGGCCAGTTCTCCATCGCCGCCCGCATCCCGGGCAAGGAGGAGTTCAACGAGACGATCCGCTACTTCACCCGCAAGCTCGAGGTCCTCGGCGTCGACGTCCGACTCAACACCCGGGTCGACGCGGACACGATCATCGCCGAGAAGTTCGACGACGTCATCGTCGCCACCGGCGTCGTGCCGCGTATCCCGAACTTCCCCGGCGTCGACCATCCGATGGCGATGTCCTACGCCGACGCCGTGCTCGGCCACCGCGAGATCGGCAAGCGCGTCGCCGTCATCGGTGCCGGCGGAATCGGGTTCGACGTCAGCGAGTTCCTCACCACCGATGAGTCGCCGACGCTGAATCTGAAGGAATGGGAACAGGAATGGGGCGTCACCGACGATCCGGAGAAGCCCGGCTTCGTCACCAAGCCCCGACCCCTGCCGGCCGTGCGTCAGGTCTACATGGTCCAGCGCAAGACCGGTAAGCAGGGCAAGACCCTGGGCAAGACGACCGGCTGGGTGCACCGCGCCACGATGAAGATGAAGGGCGTCGAGCAGATCAGCGGCGCGACCTACGACAAGATCGACGACCAGGGACTGCACCTCAGTTTCCGCGACGACGAGGGCAACGTGACCGAGACCCGGGTCCTCGAGGTCGACAACGTGGTGATCTGTGCCGGCCAGGAATCGGTGCGCGAACTCATCGATCCGCTGACCCTCGCCGGCGTCACGACCCACGTCATCGGCGGTGCCGACTACGCGGGCGAACTCGACGCCAAGCGCGCGATCCGGCAGGGCACCGAGGTCGCCGCCGGTATCGACTGA
- a CDS encoding helicase HerA-like domain-containing protein, protein MSIVTEALSPAQTIAAGYAFTSTSLELGSVSVDGQVDAAASVRIPLAMMNRHGLVAGATGTGKTKTLQLLAEQLSANGVPVVMADIKGDLSGLSREGVGNDKIAERAQQTGDSWQPAAHPVEFVSLGSTGIGVPIRATITSFGPILLSKVLGLNDTQESTLGLIFHWADKKGLPLLDLKDLRSVIAFLTGDDGKEELKNIGGVSRQTAGVILRALTNLEADGGDTFFGEPEVEPADLIRLAADGRGIITLFELGAQAARPALFSTFLMWILADLFEFLPEVGDIDKPKLVFIFDESHLLFDDASKAFVDQVVQTVKLIRSKGVGVFFCSQLPTDIPNEVLSQLGARIQHALRAFTPDDQKALKKTVKTYPVSEVYKLEQVLTSLGTGEAVVTVLSEKGAPTPVAWTVVRPPRSSMDAIGAEAITVAAKASPLYAKYGQSIDRESAYEMLAANTLSPGEAADAPAPAPIPAPIPAPAPAPTPERAPAPKPVPEEPGIITEVLTSKPVQSFLRSAASAAGREFSRAIFGTGRRRKR, encoded by the coding sequence GTGTCCATCGTGACCGAAGCCCTCAGCCCTGCTCAGACGATCGCCGCCGGCTACGCCTTCACCTCGACCTCGCTGGAACTGGGGTCGGTGTCGGTGGACGGTCAGGTCGACGCCGCCGCGTCGGTGCGTATCCCGCTCGCGATGATGAACCGGCACGGCCTCGTCGCCGGGGCCACGGGCACCGGCAAGACCAAGACGCTGCAGCTGCTGGCCGAACAGCTCTCCGCCAACGGGGTGCCCGTGGTGATGGCCGACATCAAGGGCGACCTCTCGGGGCTGAGTCGTGAGGGGGTCGGCAACGACAAGATCGCCGAACGCGCACAGCAGACCGGCGACTCGTGGCAGCCCGCCGCCCATCCCGTCGAGTTCGTCTCGCTCGGATCCACGGGCATCGGTGTGCCCATCCGTGCCACGATCACATCCTTCGGGCCGATCCTGCTGTCGAAGGTGTTGGGACTCAACGACACCCAGGAATCCACCCTCGGGCTGATCTTCCACTGGGCGGACAAGAAGGGCCTGCCGCTGCTCGACCTGAAGGATCTGCGGTCGGTCATCGCCTTCCTCACCGGCGACGACGGCAAGGAAGAGCTGAAGAACATCGGCGGGGTGTCGCGCCAGACCGCGGGCGTGATCCTGCGGGCACTGACCAACCTCGAGGCCGACGGCGGCGACACCTTCTTCGGTGAGCCCGAGGTGGAGCCCGCCGACCTCATTCGGCTCGCCGCCGACGGTCGCGGCATCATCACCCTCTTCGAACTCGGTGCGCAGGCGGCACGCCCCGCCCTGTTCTCCACCTTCCTCATGTGGATTCTGGCGGATCTCTTCGAGTTCCTGCCCGAGGTCGGCGACATCGACAAGCCGAAGCTGGTCTTCATCTTCGACGAGTCCCACCTCCTGTTCGACGACGCGTCGAAGGCCTTCGTCGACCAGGTCGTCCAGACGGTCAAGCTGATCCGTTCGAAGGGCGTGGGCGTGTTCTTCTGCTCCCAGTTGCCCACCGACATCCCCAACGAGGTGCTCTCGCAGCTCGGCGCCCGCATCCAGCATGCGTTGCGCGCCTTCACCCCCGACGATCAGAAGGCACTGAAGAAGACGGTCAAGACGTATCCGGTCTCCGAGGTCTACAAGCTCGAGCAGGTCCTCACGTCGCTGGGCACCGGTGAGGCCGTGGTGACGGTGCTGTCGGAGAAGGGCGCACCGACCCCGGTCGCGTGGACGGTGGTGCGCCCGCCGCGTTCGTCGATGGACGCCATCGGGGCGGAGGCGATCACGGTCGCGGCCAAGGCGAGTCCGCTCTACGCGAAGTACGGGCAGTCGATCGACCGTGAATCCGCCTACGAGATGCTCGCCGCGAACACCCTGTCGCCGGGTGAGGCCGCCGACGCGCCGGCCCCGGCGCCGATCCCGGCGCCGATCCCGGCACCCGCTCCTGCACCGACGCCGGAACGGGCGCCGGCACCGAAGCCGGTGCCCGAGGAGCCGGGCATCATCACCGAGGTGCTGACCAGCAAGCCGGTCCAGAGCTTCCTGCGTTCGGCGGCCAGCGCCGCGGGCCGCGAGTTCAGTCGCGCGATCTTCGGAACGGGGCGTCGCCGGAAGCGTTGA
- the orn gene encoding oligoribonuclease, whose protein sequence is MQDKLVWIDCEMTGLRLESDKLIEIAALVTDGDLNILGDGVDVVIHADDEALASMPDVVTKMHADSGLTEEVRKSTVTLAEAEKMVLDYIRKHVTTPGAVPLAGNSIATDRGFIARDMPELDAYLHYRMVDVSSIKELARRWFPKVYFGQPDKGLAHRALADIRESIRELRYYRAAAFVPAPGPDVDELANIVKDLGPA, encoded by the coding sequence GTGCAGGACAAACTGGTGTGGATCGATTGCGAGATGACCGGCCTCCGACTCGAGTCGGACAAGTTGATCGAGATCGCGGCCCTGGTCACCGACGGTGACCTCAACATTCTGGGTGACGGCGTCGACGTCGTCATCCACGCCGACGACGAGGCACTCGCGTCGATGCCCGACGTCGTGACCAAGATGCACGCCGACTCCGGTCTCACCGAAGAGGTCCGCAAGTCCACCGTCACGCTCGCCGAGGCCGAGAAGATGGTGCTCGACTACATCCGCAAACATGTGACGACGCCCGGGGCCGTGCCGCTCGCCGGCAACTCGATCGCCACCGACCGCGGCTTCATCGCCCGCGACATGCCCGAGCTCGACGCCTACCTGCACTATCGGATGGTCGACGTCAGTTCGATCAAGGAACTGGCCCGCCGCTGGTTCCCGAAGGTGTACTTCGGGCAGCCGGACAAGGGCCTCGCCCACCGCGCCCTCGCCGACATCCGCGAGTCGATCCGCGAGCTCCGTTACTACCGTGCAGCGGCCTTCGTGCCGGCTCCCGGTCCCGACGTCGATGAGCTCGCGAACATCGTCAAGGACCTCGGGCCCGCCTGA
- a CDS encoding YciI family protein codes for MKYALLLMGHVNDPACGEEGGATPEEFFAFDEEITKAGVVVSSFALEDERAVVHTNGTGERVVASSGPFAEVREFVGGVYVIDVADIDEAIEWARRSPGSAPGGHVEIRPLAPY; via the coding sequence ATGAAATACGCACTGCTGCTCATGGGACACGTCAACGACCCGGCGTGCGGAGAGGAAGGCGGGGCGACGCCCGAGGAGTTCTTCGCGTTCGACGAGGAGATCACCAAGGCCGGCGTCGTGGTCAGCTCTTTCGCTCTCGAGGACGAACGCGCGGTCGTGCACACGAACGGCACAGGCGAACGCGTGGTGGCGTCGTCGGGTCCGTTCGCGGAGGTTCGCGAGTTCGTCGGCGGCGTCTACGTCATCGACGTAGCCGACATCGACGAGGCGATCGAGTGGGCTCGCCGTAGTCCGGGTTCGGCACCGGGTGGGCACGTGGAGATCCGGCCGCTCGCGCCGTACTGA
- a CDS encoding RNA polymerase sigma factor codes for MTGPPDRSAGALFVARRAVASIDRDVRTRVIATLTARFGDLDRAEDALQDALAQALITWPQAGVPESPEAWLTTTAKRRVLDALRRENVLAGKLAQLQNDSDRAPVPADFGDPADITQTQLTDERLGMFFACTHPVLRIEDRIALMLRFVAGLTTPEVAHALLIPVPTAQQRLVRAKKRIKALGVPFHPPRPDDLPDRLGGVLRVVYLMYSEGYARSTGSSHIRDDITAEAIALTRTLYVLLPCAETAGLLALLLLTESRRPARVDSDGRPIPLSDQDRMRWDAGLVAEGTRLAESAAAQRDAGAYTIQAAIAAVHAEARTADETDWAQIAVLYRLLEAHDPGPVVRVGRAVSVGRAFGPSRGIEMLDRLASNAALDRYRPFHVARALTLAELDDHDGAAAAYRRALELPGNEAEDDYLASALADLGRDP; via the coding sequence GTGACCGGACCACCCGACCGCTCGGCGGGCGCGCTCTTCGTGGCCCGTCGGGCGGTTGCCTCCATCGACCGCGACGTCCGCACCCGTGTCATCGCCACTCTCACCGCGAGATTCGGCGACCTCGATCGTGCCGAGGACGCCCTGCAGGATGCACTGGCGCAGGCCCTGATCACCTGGCCGCAGGCGGGTGTCCCCGAATCACCGGAGGCGTGGCTGACGACGACCGCGAAACGTCGGGTGCTCGACGCGCTGCGGCGGGAGAACGTGCTCGCCGGGAAACTCGCACAGTTGCAGAACGATTCGGACCGCGCGCCCGTGCCGGCGGACTTCGGCGATCCCGCCGACATCACGCAGACACAATTGACCGACGAACGTCTCGGCATGTTCTTCGCGTGTACCCACCCGGTGCTGCGGATCGAGGACCGGATCGCACTCATGTTGCGGTTCGTCGCAGGCCTGACCACACCCGAGGTCGCGCACGCACTCCTGATCCCGGTTCCGACCGCACAACAGCGACTCGTACGCGCAAAGAAGCGGATCAAGGCACTCGGCGTGCCGTTCCATCCGCCGCGTCCCGACGATCTACCGGACCGCCTCGGCGGCGTCTTACGGGTTGTGTACCTGATGTACTCGGAGGGCTACGCACGGTCGACGGGTAGCTCGCACATCCGCGACGACATCACCGCCGAGGCCATCGCGCTCACGCGGACGCTGTATGTCCTGCTCCCCTGTGCCGAGACCGCCGGGCTGCTCGCTCTGCTGTTGCTCACCGAATCCCGGCGGCCGGCGCGGGTGGACTCCGACGGCCGGCCGATCCCCCTGTCCGACCAGGACCGGATGCGGTGGGACGCCGGCCTTGTCGCGGAAGGCACGCGGCTTGCCGAATCCGCTGCTGCACAACGTGACGCGGGCGCGTACACGATCCAGGCGGCCATCGCCGCGGTGCACGCCGAGGCTCGGACCGCCGACGAGACCGACTGGGCGCAGATCGCGGTCCTCTACCGCCTGCTCGAAGCGCACGACCCCGGGCCGGTCGTGCGGGTGGGCCGGGCCGTCTCCGTCGGACGGGCATTCGGACCGTCACGCGGGATCGAGATGCTCGACCGATTGGCATCAAACGCCGCACTCGACCGGTACCGACCGTTCCACGTCGCGCGTGCACTCACGCTCGCCGAGTTGGACGATCACGACGGTGCGGCCGCCGCGTACCGGCGTGCCCTCGAACTCCCCGGCAACGAGGCCGAAGACGACTATCTCGCAAGCGCTCTCGCGGACCTGGGGCGAGACCCCTGA
- a CDS encoding signal peptidase I: MTTTAKPGTDQPPTSGIRDSWTVTAPMNVVTPAARAVWTSVPGCYVPASDTPTVPIPVVPLTPPVDAVPAESAPVESQQPQPAARTWGGRLVDWGLNVLAVFGVLCIALTVLAFVGNYTIIMFKTGSMDPTIPQGSIAVVHEIPATEVKVGDIITVDRGVGLKPITHRVIAIEQLGGGEALIEMQGDANPNPDPEPYRESQVRKVVWHAPGLAKQIVWLSNPYVLGGITLSAALLVLWAFWPRSTAGRREDENN; this comes from the coding sequence ATGACGACCACCGCGAAGCCAGGAACCGACCAGCCCCCGACGTCCGGGATCCGGGATTCGTGGACCGTGACCGCACCGATGAACGTCGTGACACCTGCCGCGCGCGCGGTGTGGACCTCTGTCCCCGGATGCTACGTTCCGGCATCGGATACACCGACCGTGCCGATCCCCGTGGTTCCGCTGACGCCGCCGGTGGACGCGGTTCCCGCTGAATCCGCGCCCGTCGAATCGCAGCAACCGCAGCCGGCCGCACGAACCTGGGGCGGCAGGCTCGTCGACTGGGGGCTGAACGTCCTCGCCGTGTTCGGCGTCCTGTGTATCGCGCTGACAGTCCTTGCCTTCGTGGGCAACTACACGATCATCATGTTCAAGACCGGCTCGATGGACCCGACCATCCCGCAGGGGTCCATCGCCGTCGTGCACGAGATCCCCGCCACCGAGGTGAAGGTCGGCGACATCATCACTGTCGACCGTGGGGTCGGCCTCAAGCCGATCACCCACCGGGTCATCGCCATTGAACAACTCGGCGGCGGCGAGGCCCTCATCGAGATGCAGGGCGACGCGAACCCGAACCCCGACCCGGAGCCGTATCGCGAGAGTCAGGTGCGCAAAGTCGTCTGGCACGCACCGGGTCTCGCCAAGCAGATCGTCTGGCTGTCGAATCCCTACGTTCTCGGCGGCATCACCCTGAGTGCCGCACTGCTCGTCCTCTGGGCCTTCTGGCCGAGGTCGACCGCCGGCCGCCGCGAAGACGAGAACAACTGA